The nucleotide sequence TATTCGACTCCCAGATCCAGCCCATGCTCAATTATGCGGCAGAAGTCTGGGGCCTTGATGCAGACCATTCACCTATTGAAAAGGTGCATCTGTTTGCCCTTAAGAGGTTTctgaacacaagcatgaaaacaccaaacacacttgtgtatggagaaactggcagacacccgttatttgtcaacacgtttgttaagtccatacgattttggttgcgcatcctgaaaatgcctagtcatcgattgccacagaaagcttataaaatgctgctttatttacacgaacaaaataaaagaacatgggcgtcatcagtttgctatgtgctatacaaatacggctttgaccaagtttggattcaacaaggcgttggaaatgaaaatgcgttcataacggaattcaagaacagactaGTCACATTATACAAGCAAGAGTGGATAGAAACCGTACAAAGTAAAGAACGATTCCTTTTCTATAGCACTTTCAAGTCAGCCTTATCTATGTCTTCATACTTAAATGACCTGAAGCACGTCAAAGCAAGAAACTGCCTGATTAGGTTAAGACTTGGTGTCTCGCCACTCAAAGTGCACCGATTACGACACATTCGGTCGTCAACAGCTGTAGATTACTTGTGTCCATTCTGCGCAAACGAgaccgaagatgaaattcactttgttttgaaatgtccaaaatatgctgATATTCGTGAGTactacatacctgcaaaatattacaaccgtccatcaagctttaaactggcgctacttctagcgacaccaaacagatcaatattacttagacttgcaaccttcatcatgaacgcgtttaaaatacgcagtgagtgggtacagtgaatatgagatattgcacgatcttgttttatgtgtatgctatttttgttgtttttgtcgattgcttaaaaaaatagtaataatgttttgttttttgaaaacgttaatgtgatgctatgtatcagggatgcaacgattatgcatataactgcttgcagatttgcgtgtgaaagggcatgtgaagggatagatggagggatgaatagatggatgacggatgaatggttggacagacagacggattagatggatggaggacagagggacatgagatggatagaaggatggatggatggatggatggttggctggatggatggatggatggatggacggaaggatgacagagagacatgagtgaagtgcgacagagactggattttgtgctgatgcattactgtcctttttcaaacgttttgctgttgtaaatgcctgtttccactgtcgccatgtcgactgtcattacgatgatgatgatttttattatgattaatattactatgattatttttcatgaagcatgaatgttgaaactttgtacaccccgaattgaaatgggcccaaggcctaatcaataaaccatccagactccagactccagactctctctctctctctctctctctctctctctctctctctctctctctctctctctctctctctctctctctctctctctctctctctctctctctctaaacgcTTCAAAGCAGTATTGCTCAGTTTATGTGATGCATTGTGTCACATGCGTTTGTAAATTGCTGACATACTGCGACACAATAACGTATAAGGGAAGCCCTCAGCCAGATAGAGGAAGTCCAGTATGGGTACGTCAGCCAGGAAAGCGAGTCCAATGAGAACAGGATATACCGAAGAGGTCATGTCTGACGTTGCCACGGTAAAAGCTGTAGAATATATGCAGTGTACAGACTTACACATTACATGTACTGTACGTAATGAAATCGAGCAGGCCACGTAATTTAAGGACGCGGATGTCTCTCTCTTGTGACAGAACggtggtttttttccccaaaaataGTCGTTCTACGATGTCCATTTTTGTCATCCTAGTTTTTGTGtccttctccctctccctctgtttttgtctgtatgtctgtctgtctctgactttctctgtctctcactctctttctctctcttttttgtctctctctctttctctctgtcacacacacacacgcgcacgcacgcacgaatgcaCAAGCACGCCCAAacgcgcacgaacgcacgcggcacgcacacactgacacacacgcacacacacacacacacacacacacacacacacacacacacactcacacacacataccttatTAGCGAAGAACATTTCCAGCTGGTTAATTAAGGTATGCGACACATCTTATACATTTTGGATACATAATATTATTATGTGTGGTGGCACTAGTGATGCGAAACCATTGTGCCTTATTGTGCCTGACATTACTGAAGTGAAACATGCATCCCGTCAGACATTCCTGCACTGGAACAACAGTCCTGGCGGTCGATATAAACTCAAACAATCGGTATTCATTCACTGAATCTGCAGGGATGCCTGTTTTTATTCCCAGTGACATTACTATGTGGTGTAACCTGCATTTGTCACACCTGTCAAAGTGTCAGCTGCATGTGTGCACGACGATATGTTCGTATCATCAGTAACCGACAGGTGACATTACTGAGTCTGTATGCGTGACATCACTGGAGCATGACCTGTGTCATTGTAGCTCAGTGTCATCTCTGACTTTGACATTGCCCCCTCGAAACGTATACATGTGTCTGACACTGCTGCACGAAGATGAGACAGTGTCACAGGCACAGGCCGACTAACTAACTAGTTTTATCGTCCTCTTAGTACCAgtttatccttagcggattatgacattattcagttattctgcagaaatgctggagaaaaactgtcttttctgcagcatttctgcataatgtcatctttcgccgaagcagcgtttttatgaccttctaaaaatagtaacgggaatatggattgagcgttgtgttctaaaaatagtaacgggaatatggattgacgccacacgaaggaagggagataaacgcaaaacactggagaagataaggaagagttactggaaatggatccagagaaaaaccaaaatcggttcagcgctgcgcgctgagagcacgtgttgaaatatctcatcgagcaggttgtgtccggggtctacctgaatatgcccaccaaatttgaaacagatccatcgagaaccttgggcgtgcatcgcggacacacacacacacacacacacacacacacacacacacacacacacacacacacacacacacacacacacacacacacaagtcgtatatagggcgtgcatcgcggacacacacacacacacacacacacacacacacacacacacacacacacatacacacacacacacacagagactcaaGTCGTATAATATATGTATAATACGTCTGCGTCATGTCTGTTGTGAAGTCGGTTAGACACGttttgtctggctggctgtctgagTTCAGTTGTTTCTTTGCAAGGTACATTTTGTGGGTCTGTGTCGCATTCATAGATCAGTGTAAGTAAATATCACACAAGGAACTAAAACATAGCTAAACCCCGTAAGTAAGCCGTCTGTCAGTCGGTATAATGCCACTAGATGACAGTTAAGTCAATTTGGCCAGTGCAAAACCCTATACCTTTGTGCAGGTGGTTGAGTCAaggagattcttcttcttcatcgttcatgggctgaaactcccacgttcactcatgttttagcagtgggtttttacgtgtatgaccgtttttaccccgccattcaggcagccatacgccgctttcgggggatagTCAAGGAGATGATGAGCAAAAGTTCTAAAACAATGCATACCTGCATAATCGGATACACATTATTTGCAGCTGGTATTTTAGTGTACAAGTTTTCCTGCTTGGAAGCAAATGATAATTTGAAGAGCATTGATAAAGGCTTAAAGATACCTTTCTTCTCGTTGAAACGATCATGTAAACCACTACATctttgtccaggcttttacatgggataaaattAAGGTTATGTTTTACTTGGATACATACCGAGTATCAATTGACTGGCTGTTTTCTGTGAGgagcattgttgttgttgctcttaTTGTCGTTGtaggtgggttttttgtgtTCAATTTATTCGACATATcaacgaaattaattcagcaaagaaACCCTCACTCTGTACAAAGAGAAGCCAAGCTGTTGTTTTTGATACGTGTTCGGAAGAAAGGATGTAAGAGCGTGGTCGTATCTACGGCGATTTACAAGGAAAAGAGGGTATCTTTAAATACACGATAATAGCGTCTACTCTGCACACGGAAAATCGTCTCTTTAAATACACGATAATAGCTTCTACTCTGCACACAGTAAATCGTCTTGTTGATAACGGCGTGAGGAACAAAACACCGCTGACAAACTGCTGTCGACTGTATCGACATATTttgaactagatgaatacccgcttcgccgggtaaggctgcgccgggaagaagtcgagccgaatacccggctgcgccggggacccggcttggccgggtgtacgccggctttgccggcgcaccgcacggaggaagggagataaacgcggctgaaaacactggagaagataaggaagagttactgggaatggatccagagaaaaaccaaaatcggttcagcgctgcgcgctgagagcacgtgttgaaatatctcatcgatgaggttgtgtccggggtgtagctgaatacggtctccaaatttgaaaagaactttggccgtgcatcgcggacacacacacacacacacacacacacacacacacacacacacacacacacacacacacacacacagacacacacagatacacagacacaagtcgtatatatatatagatacctTGAGAAGCGTTTTGCATCTGTCGAGTACATTGAGGACCAACAGTTTGAACGCAAAATCGTGAGCGAATATGAATAAATTTAATGATCATAGAACAAACACGGTCACTTGTGTTTTAAAGCAAAGTTATCTTCCTTCCCATATAAAGACGGTCCGACCATGCAGGCCTTTGCTTGGCCAAACAGAATCCTTCGACTTGGACAAATGACAAAATTCGACAGTCTGACTGTTTGCCGTGTAGAGTGGATTTTGTTCTGAATTATTCTTGTAACTGGCGTCTAAGTTAACTCGCAACAATaattcagcacacacaaaaaggtatAGGCCTACATAAGCAGGCGGCCAGAATGTCGAACTATGGTGTATGTAGGCAAGGGCAGTCTTATCGCACGCAATAGTCGCAATAGCCCGGAAAGGTCTAGAGCCGTGCTGTGAGCTTAATATGATCAAGGGGAGGAATGCACGATAAAGAAGTAACCGTGTCTTGGTTTTGAGTGTTGATTTTAAAACATTTGCAGTCTGTCTGGTTTgggtttggtttaaacaaggttttattCAGTTAGACATGGTACAGTAGTAAAACAAGAaataatagggacacgaactcaagcgaacgcttatattacgtgccCTATACACGAATGGTGGATAATACAAATGTGATGTCGGAGAGAGAAAATTCTAATATATACTATGTCATTATCTGGGTCAAAAACAGGGTCAAAGTAAACCAAACAAAGAGTAAGACAGAACTAAAGCAGGGGAAAGAGGGGATGGGGtgggaaaggaggggggggggggggggaagaacgATAGGGACATGTGGTTTGGGTTTCATTCGTACATGATTGATTTTCTAGTTCTGCCACCAAAatatgttgttcataatttatGCTCTTATTCTATCTGCATCTGCCTCGTTAAATATAGAACTGTGGAGCAAGCATGAATGTAAGGATCATTTGCGCGAAATATTTTCTTGCCACTGAATGTCTATGtccagaagaagaaacaagtcgcgtaaggcgaaattactacatttagtcaagctgtcgaactcacagaatgaaactgaactcactgcatttttacagcaagaccgtatatgctcgtagcatcgtcagtccaccgctcgatgcaaaggcagtgaaattgacaagaagagcggggtagtagttgcgctgagaaggatagcacgcttttctttatctctattctttttaactttctgagcgtgtttttaatccaaacatatcacatctatatgattttggaatcaggaacccacaaggaataagacgaaattgtttttaaatcgatttcggaaatttaattttaataataatttttatatttttaattttcagagcttgtttttaatccgaatataacatatttatatgtttttggaatcagaaaatgatgaagaataagatggacgtaaatttggatcgttttaaaaactaaattatttttttttacaattttcagatttttaatgaccaaagtcattaattaatttttaagccaccaagctgaaatacaataccgaagtccggcctttgtcgaagattgcttggctaaaatttcaatcaatttgattgaaaaatgagggtgtgacagtgccgcctcaacttttacaaaaagccggatatgacgtcatcaaaggtatttatcaaaaaaaacaaaaaaacgtccggggatatcattcccaggaactctcatgtcaaatgtcataaagatcggtccagtagtttggtctgaatcgctctacacacacaggcatagacaacagacagacacacacacacacacacacacacacacacacacacacacacacacacacacacacacacacacacacacacacacatacaccacgaccctcgtctcgattccccctctacgttaaaacatttagtcaaaacttgactaaatgtaaaaacacctcGGAAAATGAACAAGGAAAATCGATTTCGTGTGCAAAGTTAATCACTATTCACAATGTGTGCCCGTGCCATGACATTgacatgaaaacaaaaacacagagactgAACTTTAATTAGTAAAAGCCGAAGATAAGCATTGCAGACACAAAAGCCAAGTGGAAATtaaaggtgtgtgtatgtgtgtgtggggggggggactaAAGGAACGGAGCGAGAAGTCAAACTTCAGCTGTACAAAACTATAATTTATGTGTCTGCAATAAGGGTTGTGTGGCGGAGGCATGTGTATAAACTTGGTCTTTGTACTTCCTCGTCCGCTCTTCAAACATTGCTATCCTGGTATGTTTAAACACAATGTAAGCGGCTTGTGTTTTCATGCGATCTTGAATGACTTTATGAGTCatcgagtgagagagagagagagagagagagagagagagagagagagagagagagagagagagagagagagagagagagagagagagagagagagagagactgataagaATATTGTATTTACCCTGTCTAAAATCTGCATATCTGACAAAGTCGGCTGAGGAGAAAATCAACATTTATcataaacaataacaacactcgCAGAAGAAGCACAAACAACAGCCCCAAACATGATGccgggtacacacacacacacacacacacacacacacactcacacacacacacacacacacacacacactaacgggAACAGGAAGAGGGTTGGGAAAGACGGGTTAATTTGTgaaggggtgggaggggggggggtgacaacATTGAATTAACCTGACACCCTGTGAAAAGCGGCGTAACGAATTActtactctttctctctttctctccgtgaTCATTTCGCATTTTCATTGTGCGGGATCTTTTATGTTTTTCCCACGATGATCTGTGACTTTTCAGACAGTCTCTTTGCCCGTCATTTTCTTGAGTGGCATTTTAGCTTTCGTTGTCAGtcggttggtttgtgttttcttCTGCTTCCAGTTTCTCATTCTTCGGCCTTTACGAGAGACGACGCGGGGAACAAAGGTCGATCTGAGATTCAAAACTAATCTCAAGTGTCTGTCTAAAATAGGGCAGTCGTGACTAATGGGGTACGTCAAAATCTAAGGTTTTTCACGTAACGAGAGAGGGGCTTATTATAACAGCACACATACTTCCGAGAACTGTGTTTCACTGTTTCTGAAGAGCGTACCTGTTAGAAATGGTATACCATAGTCTACGTGATAGAAAACAGGTAGCTGTTTACGATAAAAtatgtgtatgcgcgcgcgcgcgtgtgtgtgtgtgtgtgtgtgtttgtgtgttagtgtgtgtgtgtgtgtgtgtgtgtgtgtgtgtgcacggtgtgtgtgtgtgtgtatgtgtgtgtgtgtgagagaaacagagagagtcAAAAAAAGTTACTTAATGACAACACAAACATTTACAACACaacctgtatgtctgtctctctttctccttccatccctccctccctccgtgcctccctacctccctccctctctctctctctctctctctacctctctctctctctctctctctcctttttttttggggggggggggtaggtgcaTGTACCCACGCGTGCACGTACACATGTGCACAAGCATAGATTCTACATTGTCCCAATAAAAGTGCATAGATTCTAGAATGCCCCTACAAAAATTATCACCAAAACTCTTACCTCTCCAGCGAAAACTTCTATCAATATGTTTACTCTTCGCACTTGCTTTTTGCAGGGTGACGGGTTGTCCGTGAAAGAGCGTCTGGCGCTGCtgcagaacaacaacaacaagaacccCAACCTGGCAGGCTGCATCAAGAACCCCCCGCCAGGAGCCGCACCTACCGCGGCACCCGGCACCAAACCAAAACCCGACGCCAAACCCGCCCCCACCTTTCCAGCCTTAAAACACGTCAACAAACCCAACTCACCAAACAAGTACGGCTCTGCCGTCTTAGCGAAACCTTCTACTCCGCTGAAGCCTCCAGCGACACCCCCCAAAGGGGGAAGTGATTCCGTGAACGGGCAGGAGAATGCCTCCGCGTTTCCCAAGCTTCGGCCTGCCggaggtggtggtggcggtggtggtggtaaaGGTATAACGCCTCTTGTGCCTAAGAAACCTCTGGGCTCCACCTCAACAGAGTCATCAGGCAACAGCGTTGGTGTTGTCGCCATGAGAGATAAGGGAGACAGTAACGGGAACTCCTCTCCGCCCAGACCGCTCAGTATTCAGGAAAGGATGGCAGCTTTGAAGAAGAAGGCGGATGAAGGTTCAGATTCATCCTCCAAAGAGAACAGTGGTAGTGTGACTTCTCCGACCAAACCTCCCATTTCCCCAGTCACCAAATCCCCGCTGCTTCCTTCGAAACCCAGCTCGACAACTGCTTCAGTAGCGAGCAGATTTAACGGTTCCGTGACCACTGGCCAGTCCGGGTCCGGAACAACTGCTCCCGTCGGTCCGCTCAAACCTTCTGACATCATCAAAAGCATCAACAAAGCCGCGGACAACAAGGTAGCGGACCGCAACAAGGCTCCTGGGAGTGGTACTGCTGCTGCCAGAAAATCCAGTGAACTTTACCAGAGGAATTCGGATGGCAAGAAGTTCCGGAAGGTTGAGGTGGCAACGGTGATCTCTACCTTCCCCGCCCCTCCCAAGCCTGACAAGATAGACAACGTGGATTTGACGTCTTTCTTGAAGGCGTACGCGGCAGCTAAAGAGGCGAAGATTAGTAAGTATCGTTTTGCAGATTCAATCACcatgacttgtgtctgtgtctgtctttgttatTAGCCTGTTTCAGAAAATCTGCAGTCCACTCTTTGTTGGGCTTGGACATGTTATTTGAAG is from Littorina saxatilis isolate snail1 linkage group LG5, US_GU_Lsax_2.0, whole genome shotgun sequence and encodes:
- the LOC138966882 gene encoding FYN-binding protein 1-like isoform X3, which codes for MAGDGLSVKERLALLQNNNNKNPNLAGCIKNPPPGAAPTAAPGTKPKPDAKPAPTFPALKHVNKPNSPNKYGSAVLAKPSTPLKPPATPPKGGSDSVNGQENASAFPKLRPAGGGGGGGGGKGITPLVPKKPLGSTSTESSGNSVGVVAMRDKGDSNGNSSPPRPLSIQERMAALKKKADEGSDSSSKENSGSVTSPTKPPISPVTKSPLLPSKPSSTTASVASRFNGSVTTGQSGSGTTAPVGPLKPSDIIKSINKAADNKVADRNKAPGSGTAAARKSSELYQRNSDGKKFRKVEVATVISTFPAPPKPDKIDNVDLTSFLKAYAAAKEAKIKVDAAKGGQADSVDGDVEELYVEAESESVPVATRSSVNRAHSVRISKIPELTEEEEKQELYTDGSSAPPGGIPPDPEEMYDDCESAQQGAGAKQVEEDPDEIYEPLDELDVPESDQSPSPVPSPKIPDNNKKAKKEKDKEKDKEKEKGKKKDKGKDETNKKEEKERKKKEEDLKKLRAKFGLSEGDEKVGDGVVKTNAGGGLGVFSKDLQVTKGEIIAILRMDGNPAGKWLAQTEAGKIGYVNSNNIEVATPTIKHLMGGVKAEFPNEEDPEEMYEPLPDEGEMDEIYEEV
- the LOC138966882 gene encoding FYN-binding protein 1-like isoform X2; the encoded protein is MAGDGLSVKERLALLQNNNNKNPNLAGCIKNPPPGAAPTAAPGTKPKPDAKPAPTFPALKHVNKPNSPNKYGSAVLAKPSTPLKPPATPPKGGSDSVNGQENASAFPKLRPAGGGGGGGGGKGITPLVPKKPLGSTSTESSGNSVGVVAMRDKGDSNGNSSPPRPLSIQERMAALKKKADEGSDSSSKENSGSVTSPTKPPISPVTKSPLLPSKPSSTTASVASRFNGSVTTGQSGSGTTAPVGPLKPSDIIKSINKAADNKVADRNKAPGSGTAAARKSSELYQRNSDGKKFRKVEVATVISTFPAPPKPDKIDNVDLTSFLKAYAAAKEAKIKVDAAKGGQADSVDGDVEELYVEAESESVPVATRSSVNRAHSVRISKIPELTEEEEKQELYTDGSSAPPGGIPPDPEEMYDDCESAQQGAGAKQVEEDPDEIYEPLDELDVPESDQSPSPVPSPKIPDNNKKAKKEKDKEKDKEKEKGKKKDKGKDETNKKEEKERKKKEEDLKKLRAKFGLSEGDEKVGDGVVKTNAGGGLGVFSKDLQVTKGEIIAILRMDGNPAGKWLAQTEAGKIGYVNSNNIEVATPTIKHVLHECTPKSTLMGGVKAEFPNEEDPEEMYEPLPDEGEMDEIYEEV
- the LOC138966882 gene encoding FYN-binding protein 1-like isoform X1; translated protein: MAGDGLSVKERLALLQNNNNKNPNLAGCIKNPPPGAAPTAAPGTKPKPDAKPAPTFPALKHVNKPNSPNKYGSAVLAKPSTPLKPPATPPKGGSDSVNGQENASAFPKLRPAGGGGGGGGGKGITPLVPKKPLGSTSTESSGNSVGVVAMRDKGDSNGNSSPPRPLSIQERMAALKKKADEGSDSSSKENSGSVTSPTKPPISPVTKSPLLPSKPSSTTASVASRFNGSVTTGQSGSGTTAPVGPLKPSDIIKSINKAADNKVADRNKAPGSGTAAARKSSELYQRNSDGKKFRKVEVATVISTFPAPPKPDKIDNVDLTSFLKAYAAAKEAKIKVDAAKGGQADSVDGDVEELYVEAESESVPVATRSSVNRAHSVRISKIPELTEEEEKQELYTDGSSAPPGGIPPDPEEMYDDCESAQQGAGAKQVEEDPDEIYEPLDELDVPESDQSPSPVPSPKIPDNNKKAKKEKDKEKDKEKEKGKKKDKGKDETNKKEEKERKKKEEDLKKLRAKFGLSEGDEKVGDGVVKTNAGGGLGVFSKDLQVTKGEIIAILRMDGNPAGKWLAQTEAGKIGYVNSNNIEVATPTIKHSFSTMRPMSMKPKAALLMGGVKAEFPNEEDPEEMYEPLPDEGEMDEIYEEV